A genomic window from Thermodesulfobacteriota bacterium includes:
- a CDS encoding divergent polysaccharide deacetylase family protein, with protein sequence MPRKSKTTKRPRRTSRRKKGARVTKIVILTSGFIVLIFLGLYAINYLKQNASSNYTGKTLSATEMDNLIKDVDNSLTAAFFEAGISANNIESKKVYNKEENNLVWEYKDIQVSPAKGVTAKKVKKVLQSSIIEEYPVDYKFDNGKDLLVAYIRINDINTHKIRFEFEKQKAAQSKKKDSTKTAKTPDKKKTSSNKNILKKEDSTKKQADINKYPKSKIVIIVDDLGLNKQPIDALLKLNAPITFAVLPNLPYSSYAAEKADKKGWDVILHMPMEPKESSGYTGTDAGEDALLVGLPKDVILNKMNSNLSSVPHVVGVNNHMGSKFMENDELMELILTDLKKKDMMFIDSKTTAQSKGYVTARRLGMKTAQRDMFLDHSAKDAGHVKQQLQKLVDLSKKKGYAVGICHPYPGTIEALSQMIPKITQEVEVVSISNIINSTNTVGRN encoded by the coding sequence TTGCCAAGAAAATCTAAGACTACAAAAAGACCAAGAAGAACATCCAGAAGAAAAAAAGGCGCACGCGTCACAAAAATAGTAATATTGACGAGCGGGTTTATTGTTCTAATTTTTTTGGGACTCTACGCTATTAACTATCTTAAACAAAACGCATCTTCCAACTATACAGGGAAAACATTATCTGCAACCGAAATGGATAATCTTATTAAGGATGTCGATAACAGTCTAACAGCTGCTTTTTTTGAAGCCGGAATATCTGCAAACAATATAGAATCTAAAAAGGTATACAACAAAGAGGAGAATAATCTTGTATGGGAGTATAAAGATATTCAGGTATCACCGGCCAAAGGTGTAACAGCAAAAAAGGTTAAGAAGGTTCTTCAAAGCTCTATTATTGAGGAGTATCCGGTTGATTACAAGTTTGATAATGGAAAAGATTTGCTTGTTGCTTATATTAGAATTAATGACATCAACACTCATAAGATAAGGTTTGAATTCGAAAAGCAAAAAGCGGCTCAATCAAAAAAGAAAGATAGTACAAAAACAGCTAAGACTCCCGATAAAAAGAAGACAAGTTCTAATAAAAATATATTAAAGAAAGAAGATTCTACTAAAAAGCAAGCTGATATTAATAAGTATCCAAAATCTAAAATCGTTATTATTGTTGATGATCTCGGTCTTAATAAACAGCCAATAGATGCTCTGTTGAAATTAAATGCCCCTATAACATTTGCAGTGCTTCCAAATCTTCCCTACTCAAGCTATGCAGCAGAAAAAGCTGATAAGAAAGGATGGGATGTGATTCTGCATATGCCTATGGAGCCGAAAGAATCCTCTGGTTATACAGGTACTGACGCCGGGGAGGATGCACTCTTAGTAGGTCTTCCAAAAGACGTTATTCTAAATAAAATGAATAGCAACCTCTCATCTGTGCCTCATGTGGTTGGGGTCAATAATCATATGGGATCAAAGTTCATGGAAAATGACGAACTTATGGAGCTTATACTCACGGATCTAAAGAAAAAGGATATGATGTTTATTGATAGCAAAACCACAGCGCAAAGTAAGGGCTATGTTACTGCCCGCAGGCTGGGTATGAAAACGGCCCAAAGAGATATGTTCCTAGACCATTCTGCAAAAGATGCGGGACATGTTAAGCAGCAGCTTCAAAAACTTGTGGATTTGTCTAAGAAAAAGGGCTATGCAGTGGGAATATGTCATCCTTATCCAGGGACAATTGAGGCCCTTAGCCAAATGATCCCGAAGATAACACAAGAGGTTGAAGTTGTTTCAATATCAAATATTATTAATAGCACAAACACTGTCGGAAGAAATTAA
- a CDS encoding S41 family peptidase, with protein sequence MRIILLILLVLTLNTDPTRADNDDVYQGLSNFTRVLDLIQRNYVENVDGEDLTEKAIEGMLRSLDPYSAYLSPERYRELQIGTSGEFVGVGMEVTTEDGYLKVITPIEGGPAEKAGVKPRDLIVEIEGKSTKGMIVQEAVNMLRGPKGSTVNVTIEREGTSEPIKVDLVRDKIVVKSVKYDLLENGIGYIKLSQFQENSSQELRNALSQLEAQNGGKLRGVVLDLRNNPGGLLGEAIEIVDEFIDQGLIVSVKGRDKNQARDHYATKNGDFQEYPIVVIVNEGSASASEVVAEALQDNKRATILGTNTFGKGSVQTIIRLEDGSGLKLTTAKFYAPSGRSISEVGLTPDVIVENKDSKDQQLNTAVEILKKPGANKGVPKG encoded by the coding sequence CTATTAATACTTCTTGTATTAACATTAAATACCGATCCAACAAGAGCTGATAATGACGATGTTTATCAGGGGCTTTCCAACTTTACCAGAGTGCTTGACCTTATCCAGAGAAATTATGTTGAAAATGTAGATGGAGAGGATCTAACCGAAAAAGCAATTGAGGGAATGTTAAGGAGTCTTGACCCATATTCAGCCTACCTAAGCCCGGAGAGATACCGCGAGCTTCAAATTGGAACCTCCGGAGAATTTGTCGGAGTTGGTATGGAAGTAACTACTGAAGACGGATACTTGAAAGTAATAACGCCAATAGAAGGGGGGCCAGCCGAAAAAGCAGGTGTTAAGCCCCGTGATCTTATTGTGGAAATTGAAGGCAAGTCTACAAAGGGAATGATAGTTCAAGAAGCTGTAAATATGCTAAGAGGTCCTAAGGGCAGCACTGTAAATGTTACTATTGAGCGAGAAGGCACTTCAGAACCAATAAAAGTCGATCTGGTAAGAGACAAAATAGTTGTTAAGAGCGTTAAATATGATCTTTTAGAAAACGGTATTGGATATATAAAACTATCTCAGTTTCAGGAGAATTCTTCTCAGGAATTAAGAAACGCTCTATCTCAGCTCGAAGCTCAAAACGGGGGTAAACTACGTGGAGTGGTTTTGGACTTAAGAAATAACCCTGGCGGACTTTTAGGAGAAGCAATAGAAATAGTTGATGAATTCATAGACCAAGGGCTTATTGTTAGCGTTAAAGGCAGGGATAAAAATCAGGCTAGAGATCATTATGCAACAAAGAATGGGGATTTTCAGGAATACCCAATAGTGGTTATAGTGAATGAGGGAAGCGCAAGCGCTTCGGAAGTTGTTGCTGAAGCTCTTCAGGATAATAAAAGGGCGACTATTTTAGGCACGAACACTTTTGGAAAAGGTTCGGTGCAAACAATTATAAGATTAGAAGATGGATCAGGGCTAAAGCTTACAACAGCAAAATTCTATGCCCCAAGCGGACGCTCGATAAGCGAAGTCGGCTTAACCCCGGACGTGATTGTTGAAAATAAAGATTCTAAAGACCAACAGCTAAACACCGCAGTTGAAATTTTAAAAAAGCCTGGAGCTAATAAGGGCGTTCCTAAGGGCTAA
- the dnaG gene encoding DNA primase, which translates to MSKFNNEALVNEIKGRLSIIDLVESYTSVKKTGKGYVGLCPFHDDTNPSMHIDDEKGLFHCFSCGAGGDIFGFYMRYNNLSFPEALTELAKKAGVQIERKSESAPKKSPNSALYKINAVAAKFYRKTLLDSPRGQQGRSYLKKRGISEETSKEFIFGFAPEGWDNLSKFLAKNKVPLGIAEKVGLIVKRKNADGYYDRFRNRLMFPICNVDGKVIGFGGRRVNEEDEPKYINSPESDIYQKRKSFYGINKSKDSIRHEGRAILVEGYTDFLSLYSLGFKNVVATLGTSLTREHVSLLKRYTENVIVIFDSDESGRKAAMRSLDVLLEEGLLPHVAALPSGKDPDSFITEMGVEKFEALLDNSTSWVEFFIDMSIDRYKKGRTTLNEMVRSIVELLEKLRDPVEKSLRIKKTAEMLGIQETEIYSMVKRGSIKGGTAGSSSKTKYPSTEKLLLTVLAKFPDLHVQLYEEEWSELITDADIKSIIQVIVDKGEVDPSYLLIHFEGSTAHELISEALLSSPGVSDIESAGKIVQGCIGKLKLLKLDEKLKVLRIEIDEAVKEKNTELEKKLLKQYRDLSMQKQREERRAL; encoded by the coding sequence ATGTCAAAATTTAACAATGAGGCTCTTGTTAACGAAATAAAAGGGAGGTTGAGTATTATTGACCTCGTAGAGAGTTATACATCTGTTAAAAAAACAGGAAAGGGCTATGTTGGGCTCTGTCCTTTTCATGACGATACTAATCCCTCGATGCATATCGATGATGAGAAAGGGTTGTTCCACTGTTTTAGCTGTGGGGCCGGAGGGGATATTTTCGGTTTCTATATGCGCTACAACAATTTATCCTTCCCTGAAGCACTAACTGAGCTGGCAAAAAAGGCCGGTGTCCAAATAGAAAGAAAAAGTGAATCAGCTCCTAAAAAATCTCCAAATAGTGCGCTTTATAAAATAAACGCAGTAGCCGCTAAGTTCTACAGAAAAACACTTTTAGACAGTCCTCGAGGACAACAAGGCAGATCATACCTGAAGAAAAGGGGCATCTCAGAGGAGACCTCAAAAGAGTTCATATTCGGGTTTGCCCCAGAAGGTTGGGACAACCTGTCTAAATTTCTTGCTAAAAATAAGGTGCCTTTAGGCATTGCAGAAAAAGTCGGATTAATAGTGAAGCGAAAAAATGCGGACGGTTACTACGACCGGTTTAGAAATAGATTAATGTTTCCCATATGCAATGTAGATGGAAAAGTAATTGGCTTTGGAGGAAGAAGGGTCAATGAAGAAGACGAGCCTAAATATATAAACTCCCCTGAATCTGATATATACCAAAAAAGAAAGAGCTTTTACGGAATTAATAAATCAAAAGACTCTATAAGACATGAAGGCAGAGCCATATTAGTAGAGGGCTATACAGATTTCTTGTCGTTATATTCCTTAGGGTTTAAAAATGTCGTTGCAACTCTTGGCACTTCACTCACAAGAGAACATGTGAGTCTGCTCAAACGCTATACTGAGAACGTTATTGTTATATTTGACAGTGATGAATCTGGTAGGAAAGCAGCGATGAGATCACTGGATGTGCTTTTAGAAGAAGGGTTATTACCACATGTAGCGGCTTTGCCCTCAGGTAAAGATCCTGATTCTTTTATTACAGAGATGGGTGTTGAGAAATTTGAAGCTCTGCTTGATAACTCAACTAGCTGGGTCGAGTTTTTTATAGATATGTCCATTGATCGTTATAAAAAGGGCAGGACTACATTAAACGAGATGGTTAGAAGCATAGTGGAGCTGTTGGAAAAATTAAGGGACCCGGTTGAGAAGAGCCTTCGAATTAAAAAAACTGCTGAGATGCTTGGAATACAAGAAACTGAAATTTATTCAATGGTAAAACGCGGCTCTATAAAGGGTGGTACAGCCGGCAGCTCATCAAAAACTAAATATCCTAGTACTGAAAAATTATTATTGACTGTCCTAGCCAAGTTCCCCGATCTTCATGTACAATTATATGAAGAGGAATGGAGTGAGCTTATAACGGATGCAGATATTAAGTCTATTATACAAGTCATTGTGGACAAGGGGGAAGTAGACCCTTCTTATCTGCTGATTCATTTTGAGGGTAGCACTGCTCACGAATTAATCTCAGAGGCCTTATTATCTTCGCCTGGCGTTTCAGACATTGAGAGCGCTGGTAAGATTGTTCAAGGATGCATTGGAAAATTAAAGCTGTTAAAACTGGATGAAAAGTTAAAAGTTCTCAGAATTGAAATTGACGAAGCTGTCAAAGAGAAAAATACGGAACTTGAGAAAAAACTTCTTAAGCAGTACAGAGATTTATCGATGCAAAAACAAAGGGAGGAAAGAAGAGCCTTATGA
- the rpoD gene encoding RNA polymerase sigma factor RpoD codes for MSNEKENALEAEMAQEDSNLSSPEKGAELEDSNYSENSDSEDFPNKEENGSPAPKYEFAFRNNKENANEYDLIRFYLHEIADHSLLSREEEIRIAKKIETGKRIIAKTILSSSLMLNEVCGIGEELQKGDLDIRDVTNFVDETDNMSEEAHIGIGNLIYEITKLYKENEQLEKEILKASKKKKADLNERIKNNRDLMISYLEEINLSGIQMERILSVAKGYIKRLDKIKSELGGSQKKAAKLNAKSKKEYSKEIQELLDEAEENTRSLKKCVGRIEFGERITSMARRTLIESNLRLVVSIARRYINRGLPFLDLIQEGNVGLMRAVEKFEYDRGYKFSTYATWWIRQAITRSLADQSRIIRIPVHMTETINRIIRTSRHLVQELGREPMPDEIAARVGMSTEKVARVLKISKDPISLETPIGDEEDSKLVDLIEDSSTSSPVNVLEMNELKQIINNALSSVLNTREESIVRLRFGIDEEKEHTLEEVGHQFQVTRERIRQIEVKAIKKLKRAARVYPIKSYVEKN; via the coding sequence ATGAGTAATGAGAAAGAAAATGCTTTAGAAGCTGAAATGGCACAAGAAGATTCTAATCTTTCCAGCCCTGAAAAAGGCGCAGAGTTAGAGGACTCAAATTACTCAGAGAATTCTGATTCTGAAGATTTCCCTAACAAAGAAGAAAACGGATCACCCGCACCTAAATACGAATTTGCCTTTAGAAATAATAAAGAAAATGCAAATGAGTATGACCTTATCAGGTTCTATCTTCATGAAATAGCTGATCATTCGCTTCTCTCAAGAGAAGAAGAAATACGGATAGCAAAAAAAATTGAGACTGGAAAAAGAATAATCGCTAAAACAATTTTGAGCTCATCGCTTATGCTAAATGAGGTTTGCGGCATAGGCGAGGAACTACAGAAAGGCGACCTAGATATAAGAGATGTCACAAACTTTGTTGACGAAACCGACAATATGAGCGAAGAGGCACATATCGGTATTGGGAATTTAATTTATGAGATTACTAAGCTCTATAAAGAAAATGAGCAACTAGAGAAAGAAATATTAAAAGCTTCAAAGAAGAAAAAAGCTGATTTAAATGAGAGAATAAAAAATAACAGAGACCTTATGATTTCTTATCTTGAAGAAATAAATTTAAGCGGAATCCAGATGGAGAGGATTTTAAGTGTTGCAAAAGGTTATATAAAAAGATTAGACAAGATAAAGAGCGAATTAGGCGGGTCTCAGAAAAAGGCTGCAAAATTAAACGCTAAATCTAAAAAAGAATACTCAAAAGAGATACAAGAGCTTTTAGACGAAGCAGAAGAAAATACCAGAAGCCTTAAGAAATGTGTTGGTAGGATAGAGTTTGGCGAGCGCATCACTTCAATGGCTAGAAGAACTTTGATTGAATCCAATTTAAGATTAGTTGTAAGTATTGCAAGGCGTTACATAAACCGCGGTCTTCCATTTTTAGACCTTATACAGGAAGGAAACGTTGGGCTTATGAGGGCGGTTGAAAAGTTTGAATACGATAGGGGCTATAAGTTCTCTACGTATGCCACCTGGTGGATCAGGCAAGCCATTACAAGGTCTTTAGCGGACCAATCCAGAATTATCAGAATCCCCGTTCATATGACAGAGACAATTAATAGAATAATCAGAACCTCTAGACATTTAGTCCAAGAGCTGGGGCGTGAGCCAATGCCCGATGAGATAGCAGCCAGGGTAGGTATGTCTACTGAGAAAGTAGCAAGGGTATTAAAAATCTCTAAAGACCCAATCTCACTTGAAACACCTATAGGTGATGAAGAAGATAGTAAGTTAGTAGACTTAATTGAAGATTCGAGCACAAGCTCTCCTGTTAACGTCTTAGAGATGAATGAGCTTAAGCAGATTATAAATAACGCCCTCTCGTCAGTTTTAAACACCAGGGAAGAAAGCATTGTAAGGCTTCGTTTTGGTATTGATGAGGAAAAGGAACACACACTTGAAGAGGTGGGCCATCAGTTCCAGGTAACACGTGAGAGAATAAGACAAATCGAAGTAAAGGCGATTAAAAAACTAAAACGTGCCGCAAGAGTTTATCCCATCAAAAGCTACGTAGAAAAGAACTAA
- the purN gene encoding phosphoribosylglycinamide formyltransferase: MEKMRVAVFASGSGTNLQAIIDAEIDTIDIVLVFSNKPGAYAIERAEKHNIPTEVIDHKGYSEREDFDRAVLEAIEPYKPDLLVLAGYMRILSPVFVRAYKNKIINIHPALLPSFPGINSGRQALEYGVKYTGVTVHYVDEGVDTGPIILQQIVKIEDTDEENSLLEKIHQVEHRIYPEAISLVSSGEVEIVGRRVLKKN; this comes from the coding sequence ATGGAAAAAATGCGCGTTGCCGTTTTTGCTTCAGGAAGCGGCACCAATCTTCAAGCAATCATTGATGCAGAGATTGATACAATTGATATAGTACTTGTATTCAGTAACAAGCCTGGCGCATACGCAATCGAGCGTGCCGAAAAGCATAACATCCCTACAGAAGTAATAGACCATAAAGGCTATAGCGAGAGAGAGGATTTTGATAGGGCAGTACTAGAAGCAATTGAGCCTTATAAGCCGGATCTTTTAGTTTTAGCAGGCTATATGAGAATTCTCTCGCCAGTATTTGTTAGAGCTTACAAAAACAAAATTATAAATATTCATCCTGCTCTTCTCCCATCATTCCCTGGAATAAATTCAGGGCGCCAAGCTTTAGAGTACGGTGTTAAATACACTGGTGTTACAGTTCACTATGTAGATGAGGGAGTAGACACCGGGCCAATTATTTTACAGCAAATAGTTAAAATAGAAGATACAGATGAAGAGAATTCTCTACTCGAGAAGATCCACCAAGTGGAACATCGGATTTATCCCGAAGCTATCAGCCTAGTCTCTAGCGGTGAGGTTGAAATTGTCGGCAGAAGGGTATTAAAAAAGAATTGA
- the rpsU gene encoding 30S ribosomal protein S21, with translation MPGIVVGNNESIDSALKRFKKQVEKGGVLSEVRRREHYEKPSEKKKKKLFAAKKRVVKRSRRS, from the coding sequence ATGCCAGGAATTGTAGTAGGAAATAATGAGAGCATTGATAGCGCTCTTAAAAGATTTAAAAAACAAGTAGAGAAAGGCGGCGTTCTCTCTGAAGTTAGAAGAAGAGAACACTATGAGAAACCTAGTGAGAAGAAAAAGAAAAAACTCTTTGCTGCCAAAAAGCGCGTAGTTAAGCGTTCTAGAAGAAGTTAA
- a CDS encoding tyrosine-type recombinase/integrase, which yields MQDLIRDFINSLNRRQTTKDTYRKALLEFSKWLGNKSPIGLTPNDIQRYKDFIISKDLSTSSVSAYLTAVRRLYDYLENQGKISENPAKKIKGGARPKRHSTKTISNPDLNKLFDSIDISTSLGLRDSLIFNLMLRCGLSEIELVRANVEDIKRKNDKTVIYVQGKNKDAKNEYVVVPEPVVKEIDEYLSQRESSKPAEPLFWGEGNRAIRVRITTRAIRARISYYFEKLGLNKKGITPYSLRHTAAILAIESGASVSEVMQMLRVKTVDTALVYFEEAKELKQTNRS from the coding sequence ATGCAAGATTTAATCCGTGATTTTATCAATTCACTTAACAGACGACAGACAACAAAGGACACATATCGTAAAGCGCTCCTGGAATTTTCCAAGTGGCTGGGCAATAAATCCCCAATTGGACTTACACCAAACGATATCCAGCGCTACAAGGACTTCATAATATCTAAAGATCTCTCTACAAGCTCAGTTTCAGCATATCTTACGGCAGTTAGAAGGTTATATGATTATTTGGAAAATCAGGGGAAAATCTCAGAGAATCCTGCAAAGAAAATAAAAGGCGGGGCGCGTCCTAAAAGACATTCCACCAAAACAATATCAAACCCAGACCTTAATAAGCTTTTTGATTCTATTGATATTTCAACCTCTCTTGGCCTTAGAGACAGCCTTATTTTTAATTTGATGCTCAGGTGTGGGCTGAGCGAGATAGAACTTGTTAGAGCTAATGTTGAAGATATAAAAAGGAAAAATGATAAGACTGTTATATATGTTCAGGGGAAAAATAAAGATGCTAAAAACGAGTATGTAGTAGTACCGGAACCTGTTGTGAAAGAGATTGATGAATATTTATCTCAAAGAGAGTCATCAAAACCCGCTGAGCCCCTTTTCTGGGGAGAGGGCAATAGAGCTATTAGAGTTAGAATTACAACTAGGGCAATTAGGGCGAGGATTAGCTACTATTTTGAAAAGCTGGGACTTAATAAGAAAGGAATTACGCCGTATAGTCTCCGGCACACTGCCGCCATACTGGCAATCGAATCAGGCGCAAGTGTTTCGGAGGTAATGCAGATGTTAAGAGTAAAAACTGTGGATACCGCTCTAGTATACTTTGAAGAAGCCAAAGAATTAAAGCAAACAAATAGATCTTAG
- the aroF gene encoding 3-deoxy-7-phosphoheptulonate synthase yields MIVVMKSGADPDEIQRAKTTMVELGYQPHPIEGVLRTVIGAIGDERGKPEDVETLSILPGVEKVIPILPAHKLASREFKPEDTQVNVNGAIVGQNKIPVIAGPCSVESEEQLMEIAHAIKDAGATMLRGGAYKPRSSPYTFQGMGVDGLKLLAQAREETGLPIVTEILNVKHLDTVLEYADVLQIGARNSQNYALLQEVGKSKKPVLLKRGMSTTIKEFLMCAEYILSEGNEDVMLCERGIRTFETATRNTFDLNAIPVLKERTHLPVVADPSHGTGYWQYVTPMALASIAAGADGVIVEVHNNPEVAVSDGGQSLKPKKFADMMEKAAAVAKAVGREV; encoded by the coding sequence ATGATTGTTGTAATGAAAAGCGGGGCAGACCCCGACGAAATACAAAGAGCTAAAACCACTATGGTTGAGCTTGGTTATCAGCCTCATCCCATTGAGGGTGTGCTTAGAACTGTTATCGGCGCAATCGGTGATGAAAGAGGAAAACCTGAGGATGTTGAAACTCTAAGCATTCTTCCTGGGGTAGAAAAAGTAATCCCAATTCTACCGGCTCACAAACTCGCAAGCAGAGAATTTAAACCTGAAGACACACAAGTTAATGTAAACGGCGCTATTGTTGGTCAAAATAAAATTCCAGTGATAGCAGGCCCTTGCTCAGTTGAGAGTGAAGAGCAGCTCATGGAAATAGCCCATGCAATCAAAGATGCTGGAGCTACAATGCTAAGGGGCGGCGCATATAAGCCAAGATCCTCCCCCTATACATTCCAAGGAATGGGAGTTGACGGATTAAAGCTGCTAGCTCAAGCAAGAGAGGAAACAGGTCTTCCCATAGTTACAGAAATACTCAATGTGAAGCACTTAGACACGGTCTTAGAGTATGCAGACGTTCTACAAATAGGCGCTAGGAATTCTCAGAACTATGCGCTTTTACAAGAAGTTGGAAAATCAAAGAAACCAGTTCTTCTAAAAAGAGGAATGTCCACAACAATTAAAGAGTTTTTGATGTGCGCTGAGTACATTCTCTCTGAAGGAAATGAGGATGTAATGCTCTGCGAGAGAGGAATAAGAACTTTTGAAACCGCAACAAGAAATACCTTTGATTTAAATGCAATCCCGGTTCTTAAGGAAAGAACTCACCTGCCTGTCGTTGCTGATCCTAGCCACGGGACAGGATATTGGCAGTATGTAACTCCTATGGCGCTTGCTTCAATCGCGGCCGGTGCAGATGGTGTAATTGTTGAAGTACACAACAATCCAGAGGTTGCCGTAAGTGATGGCGGACAGTCGCTTAAACCTAAAAAGTTTGCCGATATGATGGAAAAAGCAGCTGCAGTCGCAAAAGCTGTGGGAAGAGAAGTTTAA